A genomic window from Salvia splendens isolate huo1 chromosome 11, SspV2, whole genome shotgun sequence includes:
- the LOC121756110 gene encoding probable methyltransferase PMT26 → MALGKYSRVDARKSSSGYCSTVTIVVFIAFCLVGVWMMTSSSVAPGETTDVSQENKSEERTPATEISAKNNNDATNTDNVPNDDAKQKQFEDNPGDLPEDATKGDSNASQVEKNDVPEETDKTTEEKPEEKSADEKKDGGEEKGDGSKDDEKNKVQANQDSEAGETKESKLDNEKAEEDSGKTDGQTEEKADKENSTEEKEKSNDMFPSGAQSDLTDESTTQNGSFSTQAAESKNEKEAQKSSASQDPSKYSWKLCNTTAGPDYIPCLDNLQAVKKLRTTGHYEHRERHCPENPPTCLVPLPEKYQRSIEWPKSREKIWYHNIPYTQLADFKGHQNWVKVTGEYLTFPGGGTQFPHGALHYIDFIQQSVPEIAWGNRSRVVLDVGCGVASFGGFLFDRDVLTMSFAPKDEHEAQVQFALERGIPAISAVMGTKRLPYPGRVFDIVHCARCRVPWHIEGGKLLLELNRLLRPGGFFVWSATPVYQKLAEDVEIWEAMKKLTKAMCWEVVSITQDRINGVGVAVYRKPKTNECYEQRSKNDPPLCQDSDDPSAAWNVPLQACMHKIPVASSERGSQWPEQWPARLQKAPYWLSSSEVGVYGRPAPEDFVSDYKHWKRVVKNSYLQGLGIDWPNVRNVMDMRAVYGGLAAAMREMNIWVMNIINIDAPDTLPVIYERGLFGIYHDWCESFSTYPRSYDLLHADHLFSKIEKKCNFMALVAEVDRILRPEGKIIIRDKVDVITELEAIFKSMQWDIRMSVSRDKEGLLCAKKSTWRPKDEEKVTYALS, encoded by the exons ATGGCTTTAGGGAAATACTCTAGAGTTGATGCTAGGAAATCGTCGTCAGGCTATTGTTCGACAGTCACAATTGTGGTTTTCATAGCCTTTTGTCTAGTTGGGGTATGGATGATGACGTCTTCCTCTGTAGCCCCTGGTGAGACTACTGATGTTTCACAGGAGAATAAAAGTGAGGAGAGAACACCTGCAACTGAGATCAGTGCAAAGAACAACAACGATGCTACCAACACTGATAATGTTCCAAATGATGATGCTAAACAAAAGCAGTTTGAGGATAACCCGGGGGATTTACCTGAGGATGCAACCAAAGGGGATTCAAATGCAAGCCAGGTGGAGAAAAATGATGTTCCTGAGGAGACAGATAAAACCACAGAGGAAAAGCCAGAAGAGAAATCAGCGGATGAAAAGAAAGATGGCGGAGAAGAGAAAGGAGATGGATCGAAAGATGATGAGAAAAATAAAGTTCAAGCGAATCAAGATTCCGAAGCTGGAGAAACTAAAGAAAGTAAATTAGATAATGAGAAGGCTGAAGAAGACTCAGGTAAAACAGATGGTCAGACAGAGGAGAAGGCGGACAAAGAGAATTCCACTGAGGAAAAGGAAAAATCCAATGATATGTTTCCATCTGGGGCCCAATCAGATCTGACAGAtgaatcaacaactcaaaatggatCGTTTTCAACTCAGGCTGCAGAGtcaaaaaatgagaaagaagCCCAAAAGTCATCTGCTTCTCAGGACCCAAGTAAATACAGTTGGAAGCTTTGTAACACAACAGCTGGACCCGATTACATTCCGTGCCTTGATAACTTGCAGGCAGTAAAGAAACTTAGAACAACTGGACACTATGAACAcagagagagacattgtccagAAAATCCACCTACTTGCCTTGTTCCCCTTCCTGAAAAATATCAACGCTCAATAGAGTGGCCTAAAAGTCGGGAAAAG ATCTGGTACCATAACATTCCCTACACCCAACTTGCAGATTTTAAAGGACACCAAAATTGGGTTAAAGTTACTGGTGAATACCTTACCTTCCCTGGTGGTGGAACCCAGTTTCCGCATGGTGCTCTTCACTACATTGACTTCATACAGCAG TCCGTGCCCGAAATTGCCTGGGGGAACCGATCCCGAGTGGTTCTGGATGTGGGCTGCGGAGTTGCTAGCTTTGGGGGTTTCCTCTTTGATAGGGATGTCTTAACCATGTCATTTGCTCCAAAAGATGAGCATGAGGCTCAGGTTCAGTTTGCACTTGAAAGAGGAATTCCGGCAATATCTGCTGTCATGGGTACCAAGAGGCTTCCATATCCTGGAAGAGTTTTTGATATCGTCCATTGTGCGCGTTGCCGGGTGCCTTGGCACATTGAAG GTGGGAAACTTCTATTGGAGCTGAATCGCTTACTACGACCTGGAGGCTTCTTTGTTTGGTCTGCCACTCCCGTTTACCAAAAACTTGCTGAAGATGTTGAGATATGGGAAG CCATGAAGAAATTGACTAAAGCTATGTGCTGGGAAGTTGTTTCAATAACCCAGGACAGAATAAATGGAGTAGGAGTTGCGGTTTATCGCAAACCTAAGACAAATGAGTGCTATGAACAAAGGTCAAAGAATGACCCTCCCTTATGTCAAGATTCTGATGACCCGAGTGCTGCCTG GAATGTGCCTCTTCAAGCATGCATGCACAAAATACCTGTTGCTTCTTCAGAACGTGGATCTCAATGGCCCGAACAATGGCCTGCGAGGTTGCAGAAAGCGCCTTACTGGCTGTCAAGTTCGGAGGTCGGAGTTTATGGTAGACCAGCTCCAGAAGATTTTGTGTCCGATTACAAACACTGGAAACGTGTCGTAAAGAACTCATATCTACAAGGACTTGGAATAGACTGGCCTAATGTAAGGAATGTCATGGATATGAGAGCAGTCTATGGAGG ATTGGCAGCTGCTATGAGAGAGATGAATATTTGGGTAATGAATATTATCAATATAGATGCTCCCGATACACTTCCTGTAATTTATGAACGCGGCCTATTTGGAATTTATCACGACTGGTGTGAATCATTCAGTACCTACCCAAGATCTTATGATCTTCTTCATGCTGACCACCTCTTCTCCAAGATTGAGAAAAA GTGTAATTTCATGGCCTTGGTGGCGGAAGTTGATCGGATTTTGAGACCCGAAGGAAAGATCATCATCCGGGACAAGGTGGATGTCATCACCGAGCTTGAGGCCATATTCAAATCTATGCAATGGGATATTCGCATGTCCGTCTCTAGGGACAAGGAAGGATTGCTTTGCGCTAAGAAATCTACGTGGCGACCTAAAGACGAAGAGAAGGTAACGTACGCCCTTTCTTGA